The Sphingomonas bisphenolicum genome includes the window CGATCGCATTGGACGTGCCACCACGGCTCGGCAGCAATCGCACCCGCACCGCGAGACCCGGCTGAAGCGTGCCGGGCACATCGAGGACGGCGGTCGCTGAGCGCGTGTCGTTGGCAAGTCCTGGCGTGACGGCACGCACCTTTGCCTCGACTGTCCGCCCGTCAGGCAGCTCGATGATCGCTCGGTCACCTGGCGAGAGCCGTTGCGCGTCAGTGGGTCCGACGGAAGCCTCTATCTGAATCTTCGACGCATCCGCGACGCGCATCAGCTCGGTCTCGGGCTGGACGAACGCGCCTAGGCTGACATTCTCCGAGGTGACACGGCCTGAAATCGGGCTCGACACCAGCACACCGCGACCGTCCGATGTCACCCGTGCGGCCCCTGCAGCCACACTGGCGCGGCGCGCTTCTGCGGCGGCCGATGCGGCTTCCGCCTCGGCCTGTTCCAGCTCGACCCGCGCCGAGACCTTTTGGCGGAACAGATATTGCTCACGGGCGAGTGCCTTTTGCGCGAGCGTCAACTTGGCAGCCGCAGCGGTGCGATCGGCGGCAAACTGCGCCGCGTCCCGGCTTTCGACGACAGCAAGCGTTTCGCCGGCGCGCACGGGATCACCGAGCCGCTTCAACAGCCGTGTGACCGCGCCGGCGGCGCGGGCGGTCACGATCGCTTCGCCCTGTGGTGACGCGCTGACCGTAGCCTGCGCGACGATCTCCGCGCCGAGTCCACCCGGGTTGATCGTCTCGGTGGCAATACCGGCTTGCTGGACCACCTGCGCGGTCATCGCCACCGTATCAGGGGCCTTTTCCACCTCCGCAGGCGCAGCGGCATTGCCGCTTGCCGCTTCCGTCGCGGCGGGTTCATTCCCAGTCCAGCGTGCGATCCCGTAACCACCAAGTGCGGCGACAATCGCGACGGCGGCGCCGCCGCCTAGCAGGCGCTTATCCATCATCATCGATCATCTCCGGAAATCGTGGGGGCCGGCGTCGTGAGCCGGTCGAGCCGAGCCTGCGCGTCGTGATACGCAGCGAGTGCATCGACGTAGGTCTGGCGGGTTTGCGAAAGGGTGCGCTCGGCATCGAGAAGCGCGATCTGGTCAAACTTGCCCTGACTCCAACCGATCCGGGCGATGCGGGCGGCTTCCTGGGCCGCAGCGAGGCCAGGACCACCTGCCGCCCGCGCCGTCGCGGCAGCATTCGCCACCTCGGTCTGCGCACTGGCAATCTGTTGACGCGTATCGACCACCGCGAGGTTGCGCAGCGCGATGGCCTGCGTCTGTTCGGACCGCGATTGCGCCACAAAGGCGCTCCCGTTGTTGAAAAACGGGATCGGAATCGAGATACCGACCACAGCCGCTGTATCGTTAGTCGCCTCCAACCGGCGAGCGAAGGTGCTGACGGTCAGATCGGGCACCCGCAGCGATCTCGCAACCCGGACCTGCGCATCTGCGGTACGAACGTCGGCTTCCGCAGCAGCCAGCGCCAACGTGCCTTCGACGTCGATGGGTCGGGGCGGTCCGTAGCCATCGATTCGCTCGAACCATGCGCGATCAAGCGGTCCCGTCACCTGCACAGCAAGCAATGTCTCAAGATTGGCACGCGCCGCCTGTGCCTGACGGGCGGCACTGTCGGCCGCGACTTGCGCATTGATGCGCAGCACGTCTGCCCGTTGTTGCTCGATCGGGCCGACGTCGCCGGCCTTGACGCGCTCGCTAGAGACGCGGAACGCGTTGTTGGCGATCCCAGCCTGCTCGCTCAGCACCTCTGCCCGACGCTCGGCAGCAGCGGCTTCGATATAAAGCTGCGTAATCCGCAGGCGGAGATCCGCTCTCGCGATTTCAGCCTGGACCTGCGCGCGAGTTAGGCGAGCGGTTGCAAGCGCGACACGCGCCGGCCGCTTGCCACCCAGCTCTAGCGGGAGCGCAACACCGACCGTCGTTTCGGAACTCCGCAGCCCCTTGTAGACGCCGGTGCCAGCGACGTTCTCGACCTGAGCCTGAAGCTCGGGGTTGGGGCGCAGGCCGGCAACTCGCCGTGCCGCTGTCGCGGCGCCGACGCCGGCAGTCGCCGCCGCGACCGATGGAAGCGGGGCTGGATTATTACCCTCAGGTCCCGATGCCGCGCCATTACGGGCGGCGGCCGACGGGGCTGATGGCATCCCGCCCGCAGCAAGCGCATTCTCAAGCGAGAACGCGTCTGCCGCTTGTGACGAAGGGTTCGCCGCCGGAATGCCGGGCGGCAATGCTGTCTGCGCCCCGGCCGTACTGGCCAAGGTCGCCGCGACCATAACGGCCGCGATTGTACGATACATAGATGATGACTCCTGACGAACCGGATTCGCCCCGCGCGGCAATGGCCGGCGAGGTCAGCGGATCGTCAGGCTTGTGGGGGCCTCAGCGCCGGATCGGCAGTTGAGAGCGGCCGCATGGAATGGCTCGCGAAAATGGGGGCAAGCCGAAGGTCGTGCGTGAGCGCGGCATTGGAGATCTTGACCGGCGCTGCGACATGATCACCGTGGCAGCCGCCGTGATGGTGAGGATACCCTTTGTCACCATCGGAGGGCACTTGATCGGCGTCGCCGGGCGCATGGCCTAGAGCAACTTCGTCCACGCCTATTTCCTGGGATGTAACGCTTACATCCGGCCGTTCCAGCACATGCGCCGTCGCCGTCGTCCCAAGGGAAAGGACGATCGCCAAATAAGCAAGGATGTTGAGCAAGCGTCGCACGGACAACCGACTAACAGGAAAGCCGACAACGGGATAGCCCCGACATCGCATAAAGGAATGAGATGTCATCGCATAATCTCGGGCGATCGGGCGGGTCTTGCGCGAAGGCGGATTGCGATGGAAAGCATCTATTTGCGCTCCAGCAGCTGCAAGCTGCCAGAAGTCAGCGGAAGTTGTGCCGACGCATCCTCAGATGGTTTGGGATATAGCTCCGTCCGCGCCTGGATAATGATTTGAAGGCCACCCCAAATGCCGAGCCCTGCCATGATCAGGGCTACCGCCAGATCCGGCCAAGCCGTGCCCGTGCCGAGCACACCTGCGGCGGCAAGCAATACTGCCAAATTACCGATGGCGTCGTTACGCGAGCAGATCCACACCGATCGCATATTCGCGTCGCCGCTCCGATAGCGGTAGAGCATGAGCGCAACGCTGCCATTTGCGACCAGTGCGATCACGCCGACGATACCCATCGTCCCAGCTTGCGGTATGCCCCCGCCCAGCGCGGCAAGCAGCGTCGTGATCAAGACGTAGAGGCCGAAGGCAAGGATGGTGCCGCCTTTCAGCAATGCGGCGCGCGACCGCCAGCCCAGCGCCATGCTCGCGACCCCGAGGCTGATCGCATAATTGGCGGAGTCGCCTAGAAAATCGAGCGCGTCCGCCTGGAGCGAACGCGACCCCGAGGCGATACCCGCGACGATCTCGCCGGCGAACATCGTCAGATTGATCGCAAGAGCGATCCACAGCACGCGGCGCCAGCGCGGATCGGGCGCCGCCGGCGCATCCGACTGGCAGCTGCTACAGACCATGATTTTCCACGCGTGCAAGCATCATGAGAAGCCTTATGCACCCTCTAGCTACTAGAGGGTCAAGACGAATATCGCTTCCTGCTCTGCTCTTCATCAGGTGGATGCCACGACGGCACGGCGCCGGTTGAGAATGAACCCGCCGGCCACCGCGACGAGCATCAGCAACTGGGCGCCCATCGACTGCACGGTCGGGAAGATGCCGAGCACCGAGACGCGAATTCCGCCCGAGAGCGGGGCGATGTCGATGATGCCGGCTTCCTGCAGCGCGGACACACCCTTGCCGGCGAGCACGATCGTGAGGAGCGCCATCAGCCAGGCGCTATAGGCGAAGAACTTCGCAATCGGCAGGTCGCGACTGTAGCGCAGCATCGCCCAGGCAATGAGGCCGAGCAGCAGGACCGCCGAGCCGGCGCCGGCCAGCATGATACCGCCATTACCCTGGGTCCAGAGCGCGGCATAAAACAGGATGGTCTCGAACACCTCGCGATAGACGACGATGAAGGCCAGGCCGAACAGGAACCAGGCCGATTGCCGTGACAGCGCGCGCGACAACTTTTCGCGGATGTAGCGCTGCCATTGGTCCGCCTGCGCCTTGCCGTGCATCCATATCCCCACGGAGAGCAGGACGACGGCCGCGAACAGCGATCCAAACCCTTCGGTGAGCTCTCGGCTCGCGCCGCTGATCCCGATCGCATAGGTTGCAACCGCCCAGGTCAGGCCGCCCGCCGCCAGCGCGCCGATCCAGCCGCCATGGACATAGGGCAGCACCTCGGGTCGCTCGGCCTTGCGCAGGAAGGCGATCATCGCAACGACGATCAGCAGGGCTTCGAGCCCCTCGCGAAGCAGGATGGTGAACGCGCCCAGAAAGGTCGATGCGCTGCTCGCCGCGTCCGGGGACAAGGCTGCATCGGCGTCATCGAACAAGCCATCGAGCACCTGGATACGGGTGGCTATCTCGTCAGCGGGCCGACCTTGCTGAAGCGAGGCGCGGAATTCGCCCATGGCGCTTTCGATATGCCCCATGAGCGTTGCGTCACGCGCGGTCAGCATCGGCTCGAGCGGTTCGAACCCGTCGAGATACGCGGACAGCGCGAGTTCCTGCGCGGCGTGGCGATCGCCGCTGCGATAGGCGGCAAGGCTGCGCTGCAGCTTGTCGCGCGCGACGCTCAGCGAGCCTGCGGGCTTCGGGATCACCACCTCCGGATGGCGGCGCAGATAGGCGATCGCCACGTCGGCCTTGTCAGGACCAACGGCCTTTGCGAGTGTTTCCGGCGTCAATCCGGCCAGCGCCGTCAGATCGGGAATGGCGCGCCGGAGACTGGCGTCGGATTTCCATAACCGCTCACCCTCAGCCGCCTGGGCATCGGAAAAAGCGAAGCGACCGGCATAGAAGGCCAGCGCCCAGCGATCGGCGCTCGGGAGGATCGCGAAACTTTGCATCGCTGTGCCGTCGATACCCTGCTCGATGACCTGATAGAGCGCGAAGGGGCTGCGCTGCCGTGCGCGCTTCACGTCGCTGAAGGCGATCGGCGGGGTGGTGAGCTTCGAGGCGTCGGGGCCATGCCCATCCCCGGTCATGCCATGGCAGCTCGCGCAATTCTGCGCGAACAGGGTCGCGCCGCGGGCCAGGTCGGGCGCCTTGGCTGGCGCGAGGGGCACCGGATAGGCCTTGAGCAGATCGGCAGCGAGGCCATGGGCAATGCGGGCGACCTCTTCGGGCGTGCCCTTGGCGGCGATCACGCCCTGGAGCCGGCTCGCGCCCGCGGTCAGAGTAGCGCGCGCCGGCGTGGGTGGCAGAGCGGCGAGACGGGTCGATACCGAAGCCGCGAATTCGGTCATCTCGGCAAATTCCGAGGCGCTCTTGACCCGACCGCCGCTGACGGCGCCACCATAATCGACCGCCACATAGTCGAGCAGCCGCCACGCCGTCTGCACGTCGGCGGTATCGGCGCGGGCTATGCCGCTGATGCCGACCATGCATAGGAGTGCCGCCAGTACGGCCATGGCCCGCCGGATCGATGGCATTGGCAAGCGCGTAAAGGCAGGGCTGGAATCGAAAGATTCGCGAAGGTCTGGGCGGGACATCCCAGCCTCATAAACCCTCTAGCCGCTAGAGGGTCAAGCAGTTTTGCGACTTAGTTGCAATAGCCGACGAAGGTGTTTGCTTATCCCGCGCGAGCCGCCTCCGGTGCCAACGTCTCGATGATACGGCATTCCGAAATCGTGCCATGGCCGCATTGGACGATGAGGCTGCTGAGCTCCGAACGCAGCGTTGCCAGATCCTTCAGTTTGCGATCGATCTCGGCGAGATGTTCTCGAGCGATCAGATCCACCGCCGAGCAGGATATCTCCTTCTGATCGGCGAGACCGAGCAGCGCCTGGACCTGATCGAGCGAAAACCCCAACGCCCGGGCGCGCCGGATGAAGCTGAGACGCGCGAGATGTTGCGGCGAATAGGCGCGATAATTGTTCTTGGTGCGGTCAGGCGCCGCCAGCAGACCGGCACTCTCGTAATAGCGGATCGTCTCGACCTTCGTCCCTGTTGCGGCAGCAAGCTTGCCGATGCTGAGCGACCCTGATGACATTGAGCATAACCCTATAGTGACTTTAGGCTTTATAGGCAGGACGATGGCGAAATGTCGAGGTCGCATCCGTTCGGTGCCCAAGGTTATGCGTCATGCCGATGCCGGTGGTGCAGGTCGGGGAAATGGGCATGCCGATGTGTCATTGGCGTATGCCTATGCCAGTGACTGTGGGGTTCGTCTGAAACGACGCCCGGCGAATGTTGGTGCTGATGATGGCTATCATGAACATGGCGATGATCATGTTCGAGAGGTTCGTGCGCATGTTCGTGGCCATGCGATTCGGTCAGGTGCAGCCAGAGCCCGATCGCCATCAGGATCCCGGCGATGACGAAAGGCACGGAGACCGTTTCGCCGAACATCGCGACCGCGAGCAACGCACCGATGAACGGTGCCGTCGAGAAATAGGCTCCCGACCGAGCCGTGCCGAGGTGCCGAAGCGCGAGCACGAACATCACGAGGCTGACGCCGTACCCAAGAAAGCCGATCAGCGCGGCACCCGCAACCACCGGAATCGCTGGCAAGGATGCGCCAAGCGTCAGCGCCAGGAGGAGATTGACGGTCCCTGCGGCCAGCCCTTTCAGCATCGCGATCTGGACGGGATCGGCGCTGCTGAGCTTTCGGGTGAGATTATTGTCGATACCCCAGGCGAGGCAAGCGCCGGCGATCGCCAACATGCCCAAGCCACCGCCCGCGGGAGCGCCACGCCACGATAGCAACACCGCGCCGCCGAGGATCGCCGCAGCGCCGACCAACAGACGGTGATCGACATTTTCGCGGAACACCAGCCAAGCGATGGCGAGGGTCGCAAGACCTTCCAGATTGAGCAGAAGCGACGCGGTGGACGCAGGCGTCGTTGCCAGTCCCGCCATCAGCAAGACCGGTGCGATCCCGCCTCCGCACAGGATGACGAGCGCCAGCCAGGGCATGTCGGATCGGGCGAGCGATGCTTCCCCCTCGCCACGTCCGATCGCTCTGCGCAACGCATATACGAGAGCAAGCCCGCAACCCGATCCGAGATAAAGCAGGCCGGCGAGCAGCCAAGCGTCTACACCGTTACCAAGGACGAGCTTCGCGAACGGTGTACTGGCGCCAAACAATAGTGCTGACAGGATCGCCAGTACGGCACCCGAGCTTGGCTTCACTGGCGAGCGATCATCATACGAATGCTACCTGACTCGTGGATGTTCCCTATACGGTATTTTTCACAAGCAGGTCACGGTCGATCCACCGGTGCTTGAGGCGGATGATCTTCGACTGTCCAGATCGGACAAGAAGCGCAGCTTGTGTGGTGACCAATGTGACGGACGCCGAAGCGCCCACCGAGGCGCGCCGCTGCTTTAGCAGGAATTTCGAAAGATTCGCGATGTTGGATACGAGCGAGACGAGATCCGTACCCAGCGCAAAGAGCGCACCGACTATCAGATTATGCGCAAGCCAGAATGGCGCACCGACAAGAAAGAAACCTTTCATCCGCGTGGTTGAAGTCTGCAGCCGTGCGAGGGTGCCCAAGGAGCTTCCGGTCAAGGCCAAGGCAGACGGGATGCCATGCCACGTCACAATTGAGAGAAAGGCCAAAAGAATGAGGCTCGCACCATAAAGCCTGATGACAACGTAACGGTCTCGCACAGCCGCAGAAATAATGAGTTGCGAGCACGAAATGAGACACGCCATCGCTGCCGTGGGCGATCCCAGCGCAAGAAAATAGAGCGCGAATGCGGCCGCACCGGTGCTCTGGATTTTGATCACCGTCCCGTAATCGTTGAAAAATGGCCAACTCACGACGCACAAGAGAGCGAGGCAGCCAAAGGCGGTGGCAATCATGACTGCCACCGCGCGATGTATAGGACGTCGAGTTGTGCTTGCGTTTTGGCGCGGGATCTCAATTGTTCCATTGCCGAAGCGTGACGGAACAAGGTTAATTACACGCTAATGCGCCAAGGCGATCGCCGGCTCAGGGCTGCTTTTGGATCGCCGTCACCTCGCCGGCGCTGCCGGTTAGTGTGACGTCGAAATCGACCTTTTCGCCTACCTTTGCCGCGCCAGTGACCGCAGGTGCCGCCTTAAACGTCATGGTCATCGCCGGCCATTTGGCTTCAGGTATCGGGCCATGGTCGAGCGTGACTGTGCCTGCGGTCTTGTCGATCGCGGTGACCTTGCCATGGCCCTTGGCCTTGATCGGCGCAGTCGCCGCCGGCGCCATCGCCATATTGCCCATGTCGCCGCTCATGGCTGCAGCGGGTGCCGCCTGGTTGGTCTCGGCCGCAACGGGCGTCTCCGCTTTCTTGCCACAGGCAGCCGTCAGGGCGGTGAGGCCGAGAGCGATGGTCAGTCGTATCATGGTCATGGTCTTCTCCTTGCAGGTCAAACAGGTTGGTGGAGGGATTTGGCCCGTCGCAGCCGAAGCAACAGATAGGCAGCGGGCAGGACGAACATCGAGAGCAGTGGCGCGGTGAGCATGCCGCCGATCATGGGGGCGGCAATCCGACTCATCACCTCCGAACCGGCTCCCGATCCCAGCAGGATCGGCAACAGGCCGGCGAGGATCACCGCGACCGTCATCGCCTTGGGACGGACGCGGAGCAGCGCGCCTTCGCGCACCGCCGCCTCGAGCTGATCGGCATCCGGATCGTCGCCACGCTCTTCCAGCGCGTTCTTGAGGTAGATCAACATGACCACGCCGAACTCGGCCGACACGCCGGCCAGCGCGATAAACCCGACGCCCGTCGCCACCGACTGGTTGAAGCCGAGGAGGTAGAGCGTCCAGATACCGCCGGTGAGTGCGAACGGGAGCGTGCCCATGATCAGCGCGGCTTCATCGAACCGGCCAAAAATCATGAAGAGCAGCACGAAGATGATCAGTAGCGTCGCTGGCACGACCAGCTTGAGCTTTTCGACAGCCCGCTGGAGATATTCGAACTGACCGGAGTAGGCGATACTCACGCCCGGCGAGAGCTTCACCTCCTTCGCCACCGCGCGTTGCAGGTCACCGACCACCGAAGCGAGATCGCGGCCGCGTACATCGACATAGACCCAGGTCGATGGCCGGGCATTCTCGGTCTTGAGCATCGGCGGCCCTTCGGCGATCGCAACCTTCGCCACGGTGCCCAGCGTGATCTGCTGACCGGAAGGCGTCAGGACCGGAAGCGTGCGCAGCCCTTCGAGGCTGTCGCGCAGCTCACGTGGATAGCGCACGCTGATTGGATAGCGCGCCAGCCCTTCGACGGTTTCGCCAATGGTCTCGCCGCCGATCGCGCCCGATACGATCTGCTGCACATCGGCGATGTTGAGCCCGAAACGGGCGGCGGCGGAACGATCGATATCGACATCGACATAGCGCCCGCCGGTCAGGCGCTCGGCCAATGCCGAGCTGACGCCGGGCACCGTCTTGGCCACCGTCTCGACATCATGGGCGATGCGATCGAGCTGGGCGAGATCGGCGCCCGAGACCTTGACCCCGATCGGACTCTTGATGCCGGTCGCGAGCATGTCGATGCGGTTACGGATCGGCGGCACCCACACATTGGCGAGGCCGGGTAGCTTCACCGTGCGGTCCAGCTCTTCAACGAGCTTGTCCGTGGTCATACCGGGCCGCCATTGGTCACGCGGCTTGAACTGGATGGTGGTCTCGAACATTTCGAGCGGCGCGGGATCGGTGGCAGTCTCGGCGCGTCCCGCCTTGCCGAACACGCTCTCAACCTCGGGCACCGTCTTGATCAGCCGGTCGGTCTGCTGGAGCAGTTGCGAGGCCTTTGCCGCCGACAGTCCCGGCAAGGCCGAGGGCATATAGAGCAGGTCGCCTTCGTCCATATTCGGCATGAACTCGCCGCCGAGCCGGGAGAGCGGCCAAGCCGTCGTTGCGAAGACCAGAACCGCAATCAGCAGCACCGCCTTGGGCTTTTTCATCGTCCAGTCGAGGGCGGGCCGGTAGATATGGGTCAGCCATCGATTGATCGGGTTGGACTGCTCGGCGGGTATGCGGCCCCGGATGAGATACCCCATCAGGATGGGGACCAGCGTCACCGAGAGGATCGCGGCCGATGCCATCGCATAGGTCTTTGTGAAGGCGAGTGGCGCGAAAAGCCGGCCCTCCTGTCCTTCCAGTGTGAACACGGGGATGAACGAGAGTGTGATGATCAGAAGGCTGAAGAACAGCGCTGGGCCGACCTCGGCGGCGGCATCTGTGACCACCGTCCAGCGTGTCGGATTATCGAGATGCTGCTGCGGGTGGTCATGTTCCCAGCGCTCAATCTTCTTGTGTGCGTTCTCGATCATGACGACCGCCGCATCGACCATCGCGCCGATCGCGATGGCGATGCCGCCCAGCGACATGATGTTGGCGTTGACCCCTTGGAACCGCATGACGACGAATGCCGCCAGCACGCCTATCGGCAGGGTCAGGATCGCAACCAGTGCCGAACGGACATGCCAGAGGAACAGGCCGCAGACGATCGCGACGACGATGAACTCCTCGATCAGCTTGTGGGTAAGGTTATCGACCGCACGGTCGATGAGCTGCGAGCGGTCATAGGTGGTGACGATCTCCACGCCCGGCGGCAGGCTCGCCTTCAGGGTGGCGAGCTTGTCCTTG containing:
- a CDS encoding efflux RND transporter periplasmic adaptor subunit, producing MMDKRLLGGGAAVAIVAALGGYGIARWTGNEPAATEAASGNAAAPAEVEKAPDTVAMTAQVVQQAGIATETINPGGLGAEIVAQATVSASPQGEAIVTARAAGAVTRLLKRLGDPVRAGETLAVVESRDAAQFAADRTAAAAKLTLAQKALAREQYLFRQKVSARVELEQAEAEAASAAAEARRASVAAGAARVTSDGRGVLVSSPISGRVTSENVSLGAFVQPETELMRVADASKIQIEASVGPTDAQRLSPGDRAIIELPDGRTVEAKVRAVTPGLANDTRSATAVLDVPGTLQPGLAVRVRLLPSRGGTSNAIVVPENAVQTLEGRDIVFVRTAQGFRAQNVTIGQRSSGRVEILKGLVGGSQVATKNAFLLKAELGKGAGEEE
- a CDS encoding TolC family protein — translated: MYRTIAAVMVAATLASTAGAQTALPPGIPAANPSSQAADAFSLENALAAGGMPSAPSAAARNGAASGPEGNNPAPLPSVAAATAGVGAATAARRVAGLRPNPELQAQVENVAGTGVYKGLRSSETTVGVALPLELGGKRPARVALATARLTRAQVQAEIARADLRLRITQLYIEAAAAERRAEVLSEQAGIANNAFRVSSERVKAGDVGPIEQQRADVLRINAQVAADSAARQAQAARANLETLLAVQVTGPLDRAWFERIDGYGPPRPIDVEGTLALAAAEADVRTADAQVRVARSLRVPDLTVSTFARRLEATNDTAAVVGISIPIPFFNNGSAFVAQSRSEQTQAIALRNLAVVDTRQQIASAQTEVANAAATARAAGGPGLAAAQEAARIARIGWSQGKFDQIALLDAERTLSQTRQTYVDALAAYHDAQARLDRLTTPAPTISGDDR
- a CDS encoding cation transporter; translation: MVCSSCQSDAPAAPDPRWRRVLWIALAINLTMFAGEIVAGIASGSRSLQADALDFLGDSANYAISLGVASMALGWRSRAALLKGGTILAFGLYVLITTLLAALGGGIPQAGTMGIVGVIALVANGSVALMLYRYRSGDANMRSVWICSRNDAIGNLAVLLAAAGVLGTGTAWPDLAVALIMAGLGIWGGLQIIIQARTELYPKPSEDASAQLPLTSGSLQLLERK
- a CDS encoding cytochrome c/FTR1 family iron permease, translating into MPSIRRAMAVLAALLCMVGISGIARADTADVQTAWRLLDYVAVDYGGAVSGGRVKSASEFAEMTEFAASVSTRLAALPPTPARATLTAGASRLQGVIAAKGTPEEVARIAHGLAADLLKAYPVPLAPAKAPDLARGATLFAQNCASCHGMTGDGHGPDASKLTTPPIAFSDVKRARQRSPFALYQVIEQGIDGTAMQSFAILPSADRWALAFYAGRFAFSDAQAAEGERLWKSDASLRRAIPDLTALAGLTPETLAKAVGPDKADVAIAYLRRHPEVVIPKPAGSLSVARDKLQRSLAAYRSGDRHAAQELALSAYLDGFEPLEPMLTARDATLMGHIESAMGEFRASLQQGRPADEIATRIQVLDGLFDDADAALSPDAASSASTFLGAFTILLREGLEALLIVVAMIAFLRKAERPEVLPYVHGGWIGALAAGGLTWAVATYAIGISGASRELTEGFGSLFAAVVLLSVGIWMHGKAQADQWQRYIREKLSRALSRQSAWFLFGLAFIVVYREVFETILFYAALWTQGNGGIMLAGAGSAVLLLGLIAWAMLRYSRDLPIAKFFAYSAWLMALLTIVLAGKGVSALQEAGIIDIAPLSGGIRVSVLGIFPTVQSMGAQLLMLVAVAGGFILNRRRAVVAST
- a CDS encoding MerR family transcriptional regulator, encoding MSSGSLSIGKLAAATGTKVETIRYYESAGLLAAPDRTKNNYRAYSPQHLARLSFIRRARALGFSLDQVQALLGLADQKEISCSAVDLIAREHLAEIDRKLKDLATLRSELSSLIVQCGHGTISECRIIETLAPEAARAG
- a CDS encoding DMT family transporter, with product MKPSSGAVLAILSALLFGASTPFAKLVLGNGVDAWLLAGLLYLGSGCGLALVYALRRAIGRGEGEASLARSDMPWLALVILCGGGIAPVLLMAGLATTPASTASLLLNLEGLATLAIAWLVFRENVDHRLLVGAAAILGGAVLLSWRGAPAGGGLGMLAIAGACLAWGIDNNLTRKLSSADPVQIAMLKGLAAGTVNLLLALTLGASLPAIPVVAGAALIGFLGYGVSLVMFVLALRHLGTARSGAYFSTAPFIGALLAVAMFGETVSVPFVIAGILMAIGLWLHLTESHGHEHAHEPLEHDHRHVHDSHHQHQHSPGVVSDEPHSHWHRHTPMTHRHAHFPDLHHRHRHDA
- a CDS encoding YgjV family protein, whose translation is MIATAFGCLALLCVVSWPFFNDYGTVIKIQSTGAAAFALYFLALGSPTAAMACLISCSQLIISAAVRDRYVVIRLYGASLILLAFLSIVTWHGIPSALALTGSSLGTLARLQTSTTRMKGFFLVGAPFWLAHNLIVGALFALGTDLVSLVSNIANLSKFLLKQRRASVGASASVTLVTTQAALLVRSGQSKIIRLKHRWIDRDLLVKNTV
- a CDS encoding copper-binding protein, with amino-acid sequence MTMIRLTIALGLTALTAACGKKAETPVAAETNQAAPAAAMSGDMGNMAMAPAATAPIKAKGHGKVTAIDKTAGTVTLDHGPIPEAKWPAMTMTFKAAPAVTGAAKVGEKVDFDVTLTGSAGEVTAIQKQP
- a CDS encoding efflux RND transporter permease subunit: MIAHLIRWSVRNRFFVLIGVLALIGVGVWAVRSTAIDALPDLSDTQVIIRTSYPGQAPQIVENQVTYPLTTTMLSVPGAKTVRGYSFFGDSFVYVIFEDGTDLYWARSRVLEYLNQVQGRLPASARSALGPDATGVGWVYEYALVDRTGRHDLAQLRGFQDWFLRYELKTVPGVAEVASIGGMVKQYQVLLDPVKLAAYGITHQQAVQAIQQANQEAGGSVLEMAEAEYMVRASGYLKTLDDFRAIPLRTAMGGVPVRLGDVATVQIGPEMRRGIAELNGEGEVAGGVVILRSGKNARETIAAVKDKLATLKASLPPGVEIVTTYDRSQLIDRAVDNLTHKLIEEFIVVAIVCGLFLWHVRSALVAILTLPIGVLAAFVVMRFQGVNANIMSLGGIAIAIGAMVDAAVVMIENAHKKIERWEHDHPQQHLDNPTRWTVVTDAAAEVGPALFFSLLIITLSFIPVFTLEGQEGRLFAPLAFTKTYAMASAAILSVTLVPILMGYLIRGRIPAEQSNPINRWLTHIYRPALDWTMKKPKAVLLIAVLVFATTAWPLSRLGGEFMPNMDEGDLLYMPSALPGLSAAKASQLLQQTDRLIKTVPEVESVFGKAGRAETATDPAPLEMFETTIQFKPRDQWRPGMTTDKLVEELDRTVKLPGLANVWVPPIRNRIDMLATGIKSPIGVKVSGADLAQLDRIAHDVETVAKTVPGVSSALAERLTGGRYVDVDIDRSAAARFGLNIADVQQIVSGAIGGETIGETVEGLARYPISVRYPRELRDSLEGLRTLPVLTPSGQQITLGTVAKVAIAEGPPMLKTENARPSTWVYVDVRGRDLASVVGDLQRAVAKEVKLSPGVSIAYSGQFEYLQRAVEKLKLVVPATLLIIFVLLFMIFGRFDEAALIMGTLPFALTGGIWTLYLLGFNQSVATGVGFIALAGVSAEFGVVMLIYLKNALEERGDDPDADQLEAAVREGALLRVRPKAMTVAVILAGLLPILLGSGAGSEVMSRIAAPMIGGMLTAPLLSMFVLPAAYLLLRLRRAKSLHQPV